From one Passer domesticus isolate bPasDom1 chromosome 15, bPasDom1.hap1, whole genome shotgun sequence genomic stretch:
- the LOC135281652 gene encoding zinc finger protein 22-like, with amino-acid sequence MEEKAARKRKMPRDTQADEEELPDGDKPHKCLECGKSFRRSSTLISHQMIHSGEWAYECGECGKGFSCSSKLVRHQRIHTGERPYECPECQKRFHARSNLLQHQRIHTDERPLRCSDCGKGFNRNSHLVTHRCIHTGERPYECPQCGKSYRQSSHLTRHQHSHQ; translated from the exons atggaggagaaggctgcgaggaagaggaagatgccccgagacactcaggcagatgaggaggaa cttcctgatggggataagccccacaagtgcttggagtgtgggaagagcttcaggcggAGCAGCACGctgatcagccaccagatgatccacagtggggaatgggcctacgagtgtggggagtgtgggaagggcttcagctgcagctcaaaaCTTGTCAGGCatcaacgcatccacactggggagaggccctacgagtgtcctgagtgccagaagaggtttcacgcccgctccaatctcctccagcaccagcggattcacacagatgagaggcccttaCGCTGctctgactgcgggaagggcttcaaccgcaactcccaccttgtcacccaccggtgtatccacactggggagaggccctacgagtgtccccagtgtgggaagagctacAGACAGAGCTCTCATTTGACCAGACACCAACACAGTCACCAGTAA